TTAGCGGTtcaggaggtccgaggctaagcTATGGCAGTTTTAGCGCTAGATTAATTTTTCCGCTATTAGCGGCTAATAGCGCGCTATCTCCGCTAAATCAAGGTTCATTTAGCGCCGCTATTCTGCGCGGGCTTTCATTTTTGTCGGCCCAAATCACGCGCAGGCCCAAATCCCTGGGACATCATCTACCGATGGGAAGCTGTCGCACGCATAACCCTAGCCATTCGACACCGTTCCTCCCGAGCTCGCGTGAGTGCTGGCGGCGGTGCTGCCGGATGCTGTTGCTGCTGTGACCGGCGAGCGGCGAGGGTGTAATACCGGCGAGGGGAGTAGGAagtgcggcggcggcgagctacgGCACCGGCCGAGGGGAGTCGTAagtgcggcggcggcgagctacgGCACCGGCTGCTGCTGTGGCAGCGACTGCAAAGGGCAGCGGCAAGCGGCGAGCTCGCGGGAGTGCAAGTGGCAgcgcctgctgctgttgctgcgacGGCCATGTCCCAGTCCCATCCAGAAGGGCAAGATTCTTCGAACTCTTTTCATTTTTCCTCTGTTCTTTACGTATTGGGCTGCTGGATGTGAATGGTAGTGAGTAGTGAGTGACGTAGTGCTGCATCTCATTCTCATGGTGAATTGAATAACTGATTGGCTTAGGAAAAGGCCTGTGCGCCCTAGGAATAAATTCAGGACCGTGGCATCTCTGATGAAGCCTCGGCCTGCAGCCTCTACTTCTGAATCAGAGGAAAATCAAGATGCTATGATATTTACTGATACTGAAGATGATTAGGTGAGTACAACAAACTATTCAGATGCTGAAATGCATGTGTGATGTACTGATATATATCAGACTATGGCCTATGGCTCCATGCCTTATGTTTGTTTGTCTATCTGTCACTGTTTAGTTGATCTGCAGTGTAATGTCTGTCAACTTTGTATGAACTTTGAACTCATGTGTGTATGTGTCTATGTGATATATGATGTATCATGTATGAAATATGAAGCTGTGATCTAATGTGTTAGTAAGACTTTGAACTATCTGTCCCTAGTTACTTGGTAATTGGTATTTGTAATGTCTTCATCTTCTATGTTTGTTATGTGTAAAATTACCTGATGTTTGACATATTTTTTGCTCAGCCGCTAAATGGCTTAGCCCGCTATAGCCTTTCTTAGCCTTTGGGAGAGGCAACCGCTAAGGGGCTTAGCCCACTATTTAAAACTTTGGTTCAAATACTGATTTACTTTTGTATCATAAGGTATGTTGGCATCTATCAATTTGCAAATTTACACCAGCAACACAATGTGTACATGGCGAAGAAAAATCATTAGGTGGTGATTTTTTTGCCACCACGGTAACACTGAATTTCATTACGACAGCAACAAAATTACAATGTTCAAGTTTCATTAGGTGGGGGCTGTTTGACTTATTTAAAGAGTTTGGGTGAGCAGTCAAAATTTTGCGGCAGGGGGGGTTGGGAGGTGTTCAAGGCAAGGACTGTCAAGTGTCGGGACATATTACCATCAACTTCATGCCTGACCATCTGGAGCAGCTGATTAATAAAGTACTGTGAAGTGAACCATTAATGTAGAGTTTATGAGTGATTCTGTGTTGCCACAAACAACCGGATTTACACACACACACAGGGTATCTCGCCTAATCCTCCATCAAGTCTCCCTCTCTCAAAATATCCAACGATGTGATGATAAGCCTATTTTCTGAATTCTATCTGTGGTTGCTTTCTTTGATTTGCTGATTGTCACCACTGGTTTTTAGGGCCCAATGTGGCTTGGTTTCACATTGTAACATTCTCAACAAAGATTTGACTTCTTACAGCAAACACTACTACGGATGTCCTGATGATAAGACGTTCCGGCACATGGCATCTGTGTATAGTCGGTCCCACTACAACATGTCTTTGAGCAAAGAATTTGAAGGAGGGATAACAAATGGAGCATTGTGGTAAACAAACAATAGCAAGTTCATACTGCATATGAGATTTTCTTTATCTAGGTTGTGTATGTATGGGCTTTGAATCAAACAACATCATTGCTTGTGGTTCAGGTATCCAATATATGGTGGTATGCAGGACTGGAACTATATACATGGAGGCTGCTTTGAGTTAACTCTGGAGATTAGTGACACAAAGTGGCCAAAAGCAGATGAGGTACCTTTGCATCTAGTTAGGTTCCACTTCTACTGTTGCAGACGCAGAGCATTTGATAATTATTTTTCTGTTCTGTTGTTTATCCTATCATTTTGCCACAGCTTCCTGTCATCTGGGAACACAACAGGATGAGTATGCTCAATCTTCTTGCAACCCTAATAAAGGTAATATGTTTCCACAGTAGTCTCTTTATGCGCTGCAAAGGGTGATTTTTGCACTAATTGAAATGAAATGGTGTTGGTTAGTGAATTGAGGCACATGGTTGCTCATGTTTAGACCATGGTCTGGATCATGTACTGGTAACTGGTTCATAGTAATGTTTGTAGCTATCCATTTATTTTCTATAACTAAAAATGCAGGGCAACCAAATTTTTGGAAAGCAGCTGGTTCAGGGTACCCCATTTTGGCTAAGCTGCTCTGAGTTCTGAACAAGCCCAACCAATTTTTCTTAGAGTTTCTCATTGCATTCACTGTCACTGCAATGGCATGAGCACTAGGAAGCTTATCCTGCTTTCCTTTTTCAACAAATCTTTCACTGTTCGTGATGGATAGCTGTTCTTCTAATTGGGTCATTGGGATGATGTTTTTGCCACTACTGTCTCTAGTTCTGACCAGTATGTTTTTTGGGTTCTATACCCCAAAGAGCTTCTCACCATGTCTGTTTAGCCAGGATTTTGTGGGATGGGTTTCTTCTTATTTGGTAagaacagagtttatcaagtaATATTGCAGTTATTCCAATTGCATTACAAGATATCCTTATCATTGTCTTTAAACGAAAAAAAGGGAATTCTATTTGGACTGGAGGAATTCTGTTGAGTGTGCCCCCTGGTGCCACCATCCATTCTTAGTCCCACAGATTTACTTTATGCCCTGTATTAATTGGAGAAACCTTGTGGTTCCTCTATCTGCTTCTGGGAGTTTACCCTTTTTTGTTCTATCTGCAAGAGTTACCAGAGTGTATCTGGCTGTTCCATCATATTGACTCTAGTTTTAGTCAGGAGTTCATGGAAGGATATTTGCAGCAGATACTGGCAGGCCTATACCTGGCTCAGTGATGATAAAGGGCATTGATTCCAAGGTTAGTTCATTTTGGCTGCACTAATTATGTCATGTTAGAATGGATGAACTTGAGAAATGAATATAGATTGTTGATATGGGTTTTCAGACTTACATAACTTTTTTTGGCTATAGGTAAGCGCGAGCAGTACTTTCGGAGATTACCATCGAATTGTTGTGCCTGGTGAGACATATGAAGGTAAATTATTATCATTAGTTTATCATCCCATATGCAACACAGCATTTATGTAAATTCTTTTCATTAGTTTATCATCCCATATGCAACACAGAGTGAAGGTAAATCCTTTTTTTTTGGTAGTAAGACAAAGTTGACCACCCATTAGATAGACAGATGAAATCAATAGCCTGAAATGCATACCATTACTGTCCCTCTATAAAATCAGTGACATTTCTGCCCGTCATTCGTGGCAGTCGTGGCATCAATGGAAGGCTTCCAGCAAAAATCTACACGCATCATGCTGGAGCAGGAAGCTGTCAACCTGGATTTCATTTTGGACCCGGATGGAACTGATGGGCAGATGAAGCTGCCCCCTAATGACGGGGGCTGCCACTGTGACAATGCCAAGCTGTTCCATGTTCAAGAAGCTCACCTCTGGTTGTATCTTCTTATCGTATCCGTTCTCCTGACCCTCTATTTGGTCTTCAAGAGAAAAACGGCGTCAAGGTTGGCATCAAGGTTGCTGACATATAGATACTCATCACTCAGACGGCCTGTTGCTGTATAAGAGGAATTTTGTTCCCTAGGACAGTTTTGTAACTCGCATAGGCTCTTACTAAAACGGCCCAGTTGTTGTATAAGTTGAAGGATGAGCAATGTACCATGGAAATGGAAGTTTTGCATCGATGGAAACTATCACAATCTCAAGGTATATTGTGTGGTGCAGATGAGGGAGGATGTTGTATAGTTTTTCTTTTGGGGGTGGGGGCGGGGAGGGGGCGTTGTTATGTGACGATGCTCTACCTtccagcagcctgttcgttttgtCGTAAataatcgtggattatttactgctggctgatttggtgtgagagaaatactgtttcagcttataatccacgatcgtatacgaggaAGCTGCTATTTCATTGGCCATTGTTGATATTCAGCGAAAGTACAGCTAGCACTCTTCCCTTTCTGTTGACAACAAAATGCGGTATCATGAGCAACAAGAAGTACACGTCAGTTCCCACTTTGCAAAGCATCTATAGGAGTTACTAAGTCAAACATGCTTATGCGTAACATGATGGCAACTACAGAAGCTATATGTGATTGGGTTGGTGTAAGCAGTCTCTGCCTTTACATTATTGTACCACATAGTACTGACTTTATTGGGCTGCTAACATGAAAAAAACCATGCTGGTCTCCGATTTGGTCCTCGAGGATCTGCATAACATCGCGTTCGGTCCTTAGTAGGATCTGCAAAGCTTGTAGCATACCATGGATGGAGCCACATTCATTCTTTAATCCAAGAAAATGCAGCCTCTAACAAATTACAATACACAAAGATAAATCTATCTATAATTGAAACAGGAGACATGAAATTTTCATTTTCATGGCCTGAAGAGGTAGATATTTATCAGTTACATAAATACCCGACTGGCAATATACAAAGAGAAATCTATCTACAGTGTGCCAATACCTCAAGTCTAAAATCTTCATGGCTTGAAGAGATATTTTGCTTGGAATATACAAAGAGAAATTTGTCTACAATATGCCAATACCTCAAATCTGAAATCTTCATGGCTTGAAGAGATATTTTGCTTGGAATCTAATTTGATTGGGTGGTACCACGCGAAGCAACGCCATGTCCTTTTCATTCTCATATTCCCCAGGTAGCTCCAGCCGGACACGAACGAGCCCGGCCAGTTCTCCCCGGCAATAGAAGAACTAGATCGGGCCTTCAACAAGTCACgacactactactaccactacaactacaaGTCAGCCCACAGCATCAATTTGTTCGCCCTGATCATCGATAACAAGGAAAAAAGCAGCACAGATAAATAAAAGTACGTTTGCAACGACGATATCGACCCTGCAGAGAGGGGGAAAAAATCTGCAGTTCTAGATGATGAAGTAGAGCAACAGCTGATCTCTGAGCTGGCCGTGCATGGCATGCACTGTTACTGTCGATGTAGGCACGTATATGCACGCACCACGGTCATGCATTGGCTAGTCTGCACCCTGCAACAAAGGGTATATATGTACGTGGACAGTGCCTCCAAATAGCTAGAACGGCTAGCTGTATGGGGTCGTCCAGCCATCCAGCTAGGGCATGCAGATCGACTGCAGAGGCAGCCATTAGCAACAGCACATCCAAAAACGACCTGCATTATCAGGGCAGGGCGGATCATATCGACCGATCTCTTTCGCAGTGAGAAGAAGCTAGCTCGAGAGAGTTGTGCAGCTATGTGCTAGGCAAGTGCTTTACCCACTGAGCCTGAGGATGAGGAGGCAGCGACACGTCACAAAAGTGTGTAGCCCCTGCTGGGCCTAGCTTGCCACAGTACACCACATTGTTATCGCCTGGAACTTAACACACGCGTAACAACTAGGATGATCAGTCAATCAGGCGCTAATCGTAATCGAGCACTAACAGTCGATCCCATTAGCAGAGTTAATTACCATCTTTTTACCACCACTTCATCATATATATTACTGCTTAACAGAGGTCAAAAGGCAAAAtggatctatatatatatatatataatggcagTCAAAACATGGAGGCGATGGAGAAGCTAGTTTAGCATTGCAATAATCTAGTTTTGTATGTAGTACGTAGCAGCCTAGCAGGTCATCGTCATCGATCGAGTGGGTGGATCGCTCGTGGTGGATCGGAGTGACTGAGCGGCAAAAGAAAAGGCAAAGGCGCAGCGGGATCGGAGATTAAAAGGGGCCGGTGAGGACGAAACGGACGGGAAAGAAAGAGGAGGGGTCGACGATTGTGTGCATGATGCAATGTCGGAGCAAGTGCGCGGATTATGCCGCGAATATCCGCTCCCCTCGATCGGCGGCCGGCTTGGGTTGCACACGCTCACGCGTACTTGGACTTGACGGATCAGCACGCTGGCCCTGGCCGGCCGGGGAAGGAAAGGAAGGGCACAGGAGCGGCGACGCGACCCTGCTGCTGCCACGCCTAGCTTGGTGCATGCCATGCTCACGTATGTACGTGCGCGCGCTATAGATGCCGCCGCTTCGTCCTCCCACTAATCGTAGCATTATGTATGTATTTCCGCATGTAATTAACCCACGGGTTCCTGCCTTCCTTCCTTGCTGGTGTCATACGACGCGGGGTACCTAGCGCCCGGCAACCTGCCTGCCTTTGACTCTTCTATCCGGCCGCCGAAAAGGCCTAGGTAGTGGAAGGCGAGCACAGACACTGACGACGCAAGTGCGCTCTCATGGCCGATGTAGGCAGGCAGGCCGCCAGGTTCCGATCGATGCGAGATGACATGTCGAGATCCTCCTCGATCATGTGGATTTAGGCCGCGCTGCCGGCCGGTGCCCTCGGCCCTCGCTACGTACGGTACGCCGTGCTTGCGCTGTGCATGGTGGACGGATGGACGTACGTGCTCTTGTCTGGTTCGTTTGGCTAATAAATcatagctgatttgttgtgagagaaaaataatattcatcgattgaaaaagtacgacttataagtgcAACAAACACGGCGTCTGCTTGCCTGAGACCTGGAGGTAAGCATCGCGCGGGGGCCACACCGCTGCTCGCTTTCTGCACTGCTGCCGCACCCTGCAGTCTGCACCGCACCATCATCGATATGATCGGGAAAACGCTCCCGCGCCGCTCGCTCCGAACGTCTCGCGTGCCCAGCGCCCTGCCCATCCGCGGGGATTCGTTTGCCGTGTCGCTTGCGTTGAAAACGCTGGTTCTAAACgaatgttttaaatattttatatggaTGTGGTAAAGATAGATTCGGATGCTGCACAAGTTGTAGTGGCTAAATaaatatgttgcaagagtttgtttaaatgttttatttgtttcagacatatgttgtaaCTGCTATAactaaatgttgcatatgttgtaagcgtatgttccaaatactttatttgtttttagacgtatgttgcaattgttttaacTGAGTGTTGCAACAGTAGATCTGGACGTAGGGTGGTCGAGCCAAGAAGAAAGAGCAGCACAGGAGCCGTGGCAGCGTCGACGGTTAAGCTGGCGGCAGCGCTCCACCGGAGGACGCGCAGGGTCACTTCCGTGCTGTCGTACGCAGCCTGGAGTGGGTCCTCATCGCGCTACTCCTGATTCAACGGCCTGCTCGCCTACGCCATCGCCAGGTTTGTGGACTACTTTGGGCTCAGACCGGCGCGGGCGAGGGAGCTTATTAGTTGGGTGTGGGCGTGGGCGGAGGCCACGTCCGGAGCAAGGATGggtgcgggcgtgggcgcgggcacTGCGTCGGGCACGAGCGCTGTGTTGGGTGCAGGCGCTGGAGCCACGTCGAGAGGGATGGCACCGTCCGGACGCTAGTGTCGCCCGTGAAAATGTACCGAGACTAGCTTGTTAGTACTCCATCTCAGTCTTCACTCCCGGCCGCCGCCGTCCGAACGTCCGCGGGCGCTAGTGTCGCCCGTGGAAATGTACCGAGACTAGCTCGTTAGTACTCCGTCTGTCTTAACCCTCAACCATCCAGGCTTCGTAGAGACCTGCTAAAAATGACATTTCTAAAGATAACCCCCCAGCTAGCTGTGGTCACCAACCAGCATGTTCGGCAGACCCTAAACGATCGTATACgctcgtggattataagctggaacattatttttctctcacaccaaatcagctaaaccagccagcaataaataatccacgatccagcCCAGTCAGCCGAACATGCTTTATTAAGAGTTGTCCGTACAAATGATCCATTTACCAGAGATGGCGACTTGCCGTCTCTGTAAACGGAAAACGTCCAcctctttagttagtttttgtagtagtggagaAACAAACACAAAAATGAAATAACTGAACTGACTAGCTGTGTGCATTTAGGATTGAGCTTTGTGTTATTTTCTTAGCACAACACTCAAACAAATGTTAGCTCACGTATATACACTCATACTCGTCCCTATATAAATACATACCCACCGGGCATATCTCTATCAATGGGCACCTCTATCAAATTATCAATTGGCATGACGGTTCATCACCTTGAACTAATCTGTACTTGGAAAAGAAATAAAATTGAAATCCAATTAAAATAAACTAAGCAAAGTAATTCAAGGACTACCACCCATTGGATACTACATTTGTATCCTTGAGACGGAAACAAATCTTTTGATACAGATATGAGTTATGATAATTTCAAATGTGAATACTTTCAAATAGTTCAATTCAAATTTGAACCCGTAAccagatatatataactcaattTAGTTGATACGCCATAGCAAGCATCCATTTATTGGCAGTTTTGGAAGACCGAAATCATTATACAAGTAACAAAGATCAAAGTATGAGTATATACATAACATTGTGGCTAGCTCATCGAAAATAACAATAAATACTTTACTATACATTTCAATAAATAAGTAACATATACATAAATAATTAGAACAATAAATACATAAAACTAGACTAATTTACAATGATCTACATCGACAAATATATAACTTTCAAACTAAATCAATTATGAGATGCTTTACTCTACATAAAATTGAATATATCTAAATATAGGATTACCTGTCAATAAACATTTACTTTTGATAGAGAACTGAATTCAAATCATGAAAATGATGACAACCAAGATTGCATACATCCATTTAGTACATATTCAGTTCGGAAACAGATATGCGGATTGAGTATAGCTCAGTTAgttgatatccttgtggaatttgCCCACATGATTTTTAAGTCCTCGATTTGATATGAGTGCTtgtattttttaatttattttagaatttatcgtcattctttcagtggtagacgacatGCATGCTAATCTCGAAATTTATCGATCCAACGTTTGTCCTAGCTTTTGCAAAGAACAAAGCACTGTCATTCAACTCGTGTAGACATATATCTTTGCTTGCATTGGCCACATCGCTGCACTATGACGACCATCTATATAGTTGCAAAGTTTTAGTGCCCGGCGAAAACGCGAAATCATGACAGACCGCTGCCTATATTTTTGTTCATGGGGCCGGGCATATGTTCTCCCAACACAAGAGCCGTTCAATCGGTGGTCTAATGATTATACAAGTGCTCTGATTTTTTTCCCCTTGAGGAGCGATTTAAACCATATAAGCCGCTGAAGAGAACCTACCAAGGATATCCCGAGCAGACAAGAAAAAAAGGGTACGTAGTGCCTACCAATCTAGTATGCATAGCAACCCAATAAAAAGTTGAAGGCAAGGTGAGTAGTGAGTACGTACAGTCCAGTATAAACCACTGCACAAAGCATAAAGATCAATGCAAGATGAaatccctgttcgcttgaacttatcagcctgtcTTATcaatacagtgtttttctctcacaacaaatcaacgaataatatttttcagcTTGTCTTTACGCATACATGGAGGACAAACTTTGCAGTTCCACGCGAATGATTGTTGTTGGAGTGGCTCTTTTTTCGTGCGCAGATATTCGTATTCAATTCGTTTCCCTCGCGACCTGCTGATTGAACTGCTCAGAACCAGTGGGAATGCTATGGGCTTTTCAGTAACACAGAGATCAGGGGAGTTAGAAAAATTGTTAGAAGAAAATTCCATGGAGTGTGTAACGTCTATCACTTGTTCCTTTGGTAGCGCAAAACGTAGAAATAAGAGGTATGAACTATATCATGTTTTAATTATGGCCAAAGTACATTTTTCAATATTTAAGTTGCACATTAGTCTAATTTTCAACATTGAACTACGAAACTGGGCAACACACACTTTTACTGTCGAAATCAAACAAATTTTGCTTCTCTGGCTGGTTTTATAGGCGGTTTCTTAAAAGAAGTTATAATAATTGGTTTGATCTCTTAAAATCCAtcattaatttattttaaattaaaaaaatctgaaactagtttcatttttttcaaaaaaagttgTCTAAATGTTTATgatctatatatatatggtttatTTCAAACTGATTTGTTTCTGTTTTGTTGCTTCACTGTTTGTAGTCGTGCtcattatttatttaaaacaaataagatccaaataacttTAAATAGAGTTACATATAGATTAAATTTTAGAAAGAAACTggaactagtttcatattttttattcaaaataaaataattataaaattttagAGATCAAActagatttttattattttaaaaACTATAAAACCACCTTTGAACTAGCCATCAACTAGATTTGTCCGGTTTCAATAGTTGAAGTGTGTTCGCGACctgatctatatctatatctatatctatacctaaactta
The nucleotide sequence above comes from Miscanthus floridulus cultivar M001 chromosome 18, ASM1932011v1, whole genome shotgun sequence. Encoded proteins:
- the LOC136521192 gene encoding carboxypeptidase SOL1-like, which encodes MAISHLQPVVILLVLSAFASLPTQAAARGGHDPLDDGAHEPFSRKLLEDKPPQITEEMVRGYMSNAELEAAVHAFGSRCSNISRVYSIGKSVNHFQLWVIEISDKPRQREAEPAFKFIGNVHGDEPVGREVLMHLANWLCDNYLKDSLATLIVENMHLHILPTMNPDGFALRWRGNANNIDLNRDFPDQFFSVNNDIDYRQPETRAIMNWVKQEHFTASASLHGGALVANYPWDGTRDTSKHYYGCPDDKTFRHMASVYSRSHYNMSLSKEFEGGITNGALWYPIYGGMQDWNYIHGGCFELTLEISDTKWPKADELPVIWEHNRMSMLNLLATLIKSGVHGRIFAADTGRPIPGSVMIKGIDSKVSASSTFGDYHRIVVPGETYEVVASMEGFQQKSTRIMLEQEAVNLDFILDPDGTDGQMKLPPNDGGCHCDNAKLFHVQEAHLWLYLLIVSVLLTLYLVFKRKTASRLASRLLTYRYSSLRRPVAV